In Ruminiclostridium papyrosolvens DSM 2782, the following proteins share a genomic window:
- a CDS encoding GldG family protein yields the protein MGKFKFMNKRSLKYGTNSIVLIVAVIAIAIVVNLLVGMGNFRLDLTSAKLYSISEQSKDIVKKIKKEVTIYGLFDNATIPGGSEYREITNLINEYKDLGVKVKYVDPDKDPGTLTSLDPQKTLGLTKGDFVVKSGNKVRRLGAQDLYGQSNQQTGRTYSAEPLITGAIKFVASDVTPVAYFVEGHNELSLKNDLNQVSKILQSNNLEVKSLSLLTEKNIPEDCHLLVFASPQKDLTDEEKIKLDAYVKKNGKIIFLFDSLESNDKLTNFEDSLSYFNIGFNYDKVKENDSNRHLPNDDYALIASLTENDINKAFAGANYPVFMPDSRSINILKNQKDWLTNTQLITTTNKAESTDIVGGKVNKGPFNLAVAAEVSGGSKVLVFGNSKFLSDKALASQYGTYFQYGTNYFLTTVVNWMQDKTDEQTISSKVVIPKALTVTESQTKVLSIVLIGVLPLLILGCGLFVWSRRRHL from the coding sequence GTGGGGAAATTCAAATTTATGAATAAAAGGTCTCTTAAATACGGGACAAATTCCATAGTTCTAATTGTTGCTGTTATTGCAATAGCAATTGTTGTAAACCTGCTTGTTGGAATGGGTAATTTCAGATTGGATTTAACTTCTGCAAAATTATACAGTATTAGTGAGCAGAGTAAGGACATTGTAAAGAAAATCAAAAAAGAAGTTACAATATATGGCTTGTTTGATAATGCTACTATTCCGGGTGGTTCGGAATATAGAGAAATTACAAATCTCATTAATGAATATAAAGATTTGGGAGTAAAGGTTAAATACGTTGACCCTGATAAAGATCCGGGAACATTAACCTCTCTTGACCCCCAAAAGACACTGGGACTTACAAAGGGCGATTTCGTTGTGAAATCAGGCAATAAGGTAAGAAGATTGGGAGCACAGGACCTTTATGGCCAAAGCAATCAACAGACAGGAAGAACTTACAGTGCAGAGCCTCTGATAACCGGAGCTATCAAGTTTGTTGCTTCAGATGTAACTCCTGTTGCATACTTTGTTGAAGGACATAATGAACTTTCCTTGAAGAATGACCTTAATCAGGTTTCAAAGATATTACAAAGTAATAACCTTGAAGTAAAGAGTCTTTCACTGCTCACAGAGAAAAATATCCCTGAGGATTGCCATCTGTTAGTATTTGCATCTCCTCAAAAGGATTTGACTGATGAGGAAAAGATTAAGCTTGACGCATATGTTAAGAAGAACGGTAAGATTATATTCTTGTTTGACTCATTAGAATCAAATGATAAGCTAACTAACTTTGAAGATTCACTGAGTTACTTTAACATAGGATTCAATTATGATAAGGTTAAGGAAAATGATTCAAACAGGCACTTGCCAAACGATGATTATGCACTTATTGCCAGCTTAACGGAAAATGACATAAACAAGGCATTTGCAGGAGCAAATTATCCTGTATTTATGCCGGATTCAAGAAGTATCAATATTTTGAAAAATCAAAAGGACTGGTTGACAAATACTCAACTTATCACAACAACAAATAAGGCTGAGTCTACCGACATAGTGGGCGGAAAAGTAAACAAGGGACCATTCAACTTAGCTGTAGCTGCAGAGGTAAGCGGAGGAAGTAAGGTGTTGGTTTTCGGTAATAGCAAATTCCTTAGTGACAAAGCTTTAGCAAGTCAGTACGGAACTTACTTCCAATACGGAACAAACTATTTCCTTACTACAGTAGTTAACTGGATGCAGGATAAAACCGATGAGCAGACTATTTCAAGCAAAGTGGTTATCCCTAAGGCATTAACCGTAACAGAAAGCCAGACTAAGGTTCTTTCTATTGTTCTAATTGGTGTACTTCCTCTTCTGATCCTTGGTTGCGGTTTGTTTGTTTGGTCCAGAAGGAGGCACTTGTAA
- a CDS encoding cation-translocating P-type ATPase, with product MSVTESMLNFTNPDNLLSKGLTDKEARHKLEKHGPNLLSERKRISPIKILFEQFTDLMVIILMVSTVISGFMGEMTEAITIIAIIVVNAIMGFVQEYRTERTMEALKSLAAPYAKVIRNEQQASIPAEDIVPGDVLVLEAGDRVAADAALLECNSLSIDESLLTGESLPVEKHQLKNKNALMDPFDKKSSVYMGTVVTGGRGKAVVYATGMKTEMGSIADMIQNIEDDETPLQKRLGHLGKFIAVGCLLICTIVSITGIMRGEKLFNMLLSGISLAVAAVPEGLPAIVTISLALGVQRMLKRNALIRKLPAVETLGCASVICSDKTGTLTENKMTVRKMYASGYQLDITGNGYNLEGNFLIDNRPADPSKVDGIRLALEIGALCNNSVISHPVQEHTTVGKIKSIFSKQESFKISGDPTEIALTIAAAKAGINEGYLNRSYKRIDEIPFDSERKCMSIICKNNSKELLVFTKGAPDVIIDKCSRILSSRGVIKMDELTRRSIIKLNDTMANDALRVIGVAYRKLETGKYNPGKTNIENELIFVGLMGMIDPPRKEAVEAVRKCRLAGIKPVMITGDHKLTATAIAKELNIYSLGDQVLTGQELNGMTETQLEKLVDSVSVYARVSPKHKLMIVKALKRTGHIVAMTGDGVNDAPAVKEADIGVSMGITGTDVTKEASSMILLDDNFATIVAAVEEGRVIYNNIRKFIRYMLACNLGEVLTMFLGMLLWLPIPLMPIQILWVNLVTDGLPAIALGLDPPENDIMLRRPRGAHDNIFSRGLLKLIIARGIFIGLSTLGVFVTVIYFVSNVELARTAAFMTLVLTQLVHVFECKSETKNIFEIDLFNNMPLVLANLCSLAMILAVVYIPSLQGVFETVPLGLNEWMLIAAFSLMGPVLSSLIGINKKNRYC from the coding sequence ATGAGTGTAACTGAATCCATGCTTAATTTTACGAACCCCGACAACCTTTTATCAAAGGGCCTTACTGATAAGGAGGCCAGACACAAGCTTGAAAAACACGGACCTAATCTGTTGTCGGAAAGAAAAAGAATTTCCCCGATTAAAATTCTATTTGAGCAGTTTACTGATTTAATGGTTATAATCCTTATGGTTTCAACTGTTATTTCGGGCTTTATGGGTGAGATGACGGAAGCAATCACAATAATAGCAATAATCGTAGTAAATGCCATAATGGGATTTGTGCAGGAGTACAGGACCGAGAGAACCATGGAGGCGTTAAAATCTCTTGCGGCACCCTATGCAAAGGTCATCCGAAATGAGCAGCAGGCAAGCATACCTGCAGAGGATATAGTTCCGGGAGATGTTCTTGTGCTTGAAGCGGGGGACAGGGTGGCAGCTGATGCCGCTCTACTGGAATGTAACAGTCTTTCCATTGATGAATCTCTTTTGACCGGTGAATCACTACCGGTAGAAAAACACCAGCTAAAGAACAAAAATGCTTTAATGGACCCTTTTGATAAGAAATCTTCTGTATATATGGGAACAGTTGTTACCGGAGGAAGGGGTAAAGCAGTAGTATATGCCACAGGTATGAAAACCGAAATGGGCAGCATAGCTGATATGATTCAGAATATAGAGGATGATGAAACTCCTCTGCAAAAGCGTTTAGGGCACTTGGGGAAATTTATAGCAGTGGGGTGTCTGCTTATATGTACAATAGTGTCAATTACGGGAATAATGAGGGGCGAAAAGCTCTTTAACATGCTGTTGTCAGGTATAAGTCTTGCAGTTGCAGCAGTTCCCGAAGGATTACCTGCAATAGTGACAATATCTCTTGCTCTCGGTGTTCAGAGAATGCTGAAAAGAAATGCGTTAATACGCAAGCTGCCTGCGGTTGAAACCCTTGGCTGCGCCAGCGTTATCTGCTCTGATAAAACGGGAACCCTTACAGAAAACAAAATGACAGTGAGGAAAATGTATGCCTCAGGTTATCAACTTGATATAACCGGAAATGGATATAATCTGGAAGGTAATTTCCTGATTGATAACAGGCCTGCTGACCCTTCGAAAGTTGACGGAATAAGGCTTGCCCTTGAAATAGGAGCATTATGCAATAACTCAGTAATTTCACATCCTGTTCAGGAGCATACCACGGTGGGAAAAATTAAGTCGATTTTTTCAAAACAGGAAAGCTTCAAAATTTCAGGTGATCCTACTGAAATAGCCTTAACTATAGCTGCTGCAAAGGCGGGAATAAATGAAGGCTACCTGAACAGGTCATATAAACGTATTGATGAGATACCCTTTGACTCCGAAAGAAAGTGTATGTCCATCATATGTAAAAATAACAGCAAAGAACTGCTGGTATTTACCAAGGGAGCGCCTGATGTAATTATTGATAAATGCAGTAGAATACTGTCTTCACGGGGCGTTATAAAAATGGATGAGTTGACCCGAAGGTCAATAATAAAACTAAATGATACAATGGCAAATGATGCTCTGAGAGTTATAGGGGTAGCCTACAGAAAACTTGAGACCGGTAAATATAATCCGGGTAAGACAAATATTGAAAATGAGCTTATTTTTGTGGGCTTAATGGGAATGATTGACCCTCCCAGAAAAGAAGCCGTTGAAGCAGTCCGCAAATGCAGACTGGCAGGAATTAAACCTGTTATGATAACAGGAGACCACAAGCTTACAGCGACTGCTATAGCTAAGGAGCTAAATATATATTCCTTGGGTGACCAGGTTCTAACCGGGCAGGAACTTAACGGGATGACAGAGACACAGCTTGAAAAACTGGTAGATTCCGTATCTGTTTATGCGAGAGTATCTCCAAAACATAAATTAATGATTGTAAAAGCCTTAAAAAGGACGGGACACATAGTTGCTATGACAGGTGATGGCGTTAACGATGCGCCTGCGGTAAAAGAGGCTGATATAGGTGTATCTATGGGTATAACCGGAACGGATGTAACTAAGGAAGCCTCCTCAATGATACTCCTTGATGATAATTTTGCCACAATAGTTGCGGCAGTAGAAGAAGGCCGTGTTATTTATAATAATATAAGAAAATTTATCAGGTATATGCTTGCATGTAATCTCGGAGAAGTATTAACCATGTTTCTGGGAATGCTGTTGTGGCTGCCCATACCACTAATGCCCATTCAGATTTTGTGGGTAAATCTTGTTACAGATGGGTTACCTGCCATTGCTCTTGGCCTTGACCCGCCTGAAAATGATATAATGCTTCGCAGGCCAAGGGGTGCGCATGATAATATATTCTCCCGTGGTTTGCTGAAATTGATAATAGCAAGAGGGATATTTATAGGATTAAGTACTCTGGGAGTATTTGTTACCGTCATATATTTTGTAAGTAATGTAGAGCTCGCTCGTACGGCGGCATTTATGACACTTGTACTTACTCAGTTAGTTCATGTGTTTGAATGTAAATCCGAAACGAAAAATATTTTTGAAATAGATCTCTTTAACAATATGCCTTTGGTACTGGCTAATTTATGCTCACTTGCAATGATACTTGCCGTTGTATACATACCGTCTCTTCAAGGGGTATTTGAAACAGTACCTCTTGGATTGAACGAATGGATGCTTATCGCAGCATTTTCGCTTATGGGACCTGTTCTGTCAAGTCTTATTGGGATAAACAAAAAAAATAGATACTGCTGA
- a CDS encoding CvpA family protein, producing MNWADFTVLIIIAVFTFIGLKNGFLYSVFRLLSYILSVIFAVKFYPVLSGILQKTVLFDSVKMSVIRGLMKQQEQTISNAKEATAQSIVEGLKLPGFLKDSILTHIQNSNILDFSGIINAVGSEIASLVMNILSLIIIYALIRFGLIFAKVIIKTIARVPVFRQLDKTGGIVLGAVEGILAVYVICAILVLFSAFPKFSSSIDEIETSLFAGHFYENNFIVSWISPNDIKQN from the coding sequence ATGAACTGGGCAGATTTTACAGTCTTGATCATTATAGCCGTATTTACTTTTATTGGATTGAAAAATGGTTTTCTTTATTCAGTATTCAGACTATTGTCATATATTTTGTCTGTTATTTTTGCAGTTAAATTTTATCCTGTTCTCTCAGGAATACTTCAGAAGACAGTACTATTTGACAGTGTAAAAATGTCAGTAATAAGAGGGCTGATGAAGCAGCAGGAACAAACCATATCAAACGCCAAGGAGGCGACGGCACAATCAATAGTGGAAGGTTTGAAATTGCCGGGCTTTTTAAAAGATTCCATATTAACACATATACAAAACAGTAATATACTTGATTTTTCGGGTATAATAAATGCTGTTGGCTCTGAAATTGCTTCACTTGTAATGAATATTTTAAGTTTAATAATAATATACGCTCTTATTAGGTTTGGACTCATATTTGCAAAAGTTATCATAAAAACTATTGCAAGAGTACCTGTATTCCGTCAGCTTGATAAAACGGGAGGAATAGTGCTGGGTGCGGTAGAGGGAATACTTGCGGTTTATGTAATTTGTGCAATTCTTGTACTGTTCAGTGCATTTCCGAAATTCAGTTCATCTATAGACGAAATAGAAACATCCTTGTTTGCCGGACATTTTTATGAAAACAATTTTATTGTTAGTTGGATATCACCCAATGACATTAAGCAGAATTAA
- a CDS encoding DUF5711 family protein codes for MSTNPNPESKVIKFKKSGIVSVITFLLLLIAISTTAFIVYLKNSGYDFSTMSVKDAVAFLKDKSNSKKAASTEITFSQDGNVDCKLYAGFTVILSQDSIRWYDGKGKLLQENALTMARPVLRMSDKYMVVADISGRDMFFYKGKKQLWSKKLDNQIINLDVSDDGYCTVVTQSKDFKSAVQVIDINGLEKYTKLCAEDIVVSAKSIHGGDDVFINKLTTDTVKTGTKLEFNNIYDEKPFASVNITDTIIPLALIQGDNIVAVGQNVILYLDKQGKEVWRKNAESIFCVVPKVDKYIVVAGKFATEGGTAGQKIIVLDKKGNVLYSFEQPENIIGMDIRGGRLLLRTQRSVYLYSIKGEKLGQYSARNELKDAYLVGDNEVTVVSGGSIETVKIDDSTT; via the coding sequence TTGAGCACTAATCCAAACCCTGAGTCAAAAGTCATAAAATTTAAGAAATCAGGTATTGTCAGTGTAATAACATTTCTATTACTTTTAATTGCCATTTCCACAACTGCTTTTATAGTTTATCTAAAAAATTCGGGCTACGATTTTTCAACAATGAGTGTAAAAGATGCGGTAGCCTTCCTGAAAGATAAATCAAACAGCAAAAAAGCAGCATCAACAGAGATTACATTCTCTCAGGATGGAAACGTAGATTGCAAATTATATGCTGGATTTACAGTAATATTATCACAAGACAGTATAAGATGGTATGACGGAAAAGGTAAACTTCTTCAGGAAAATGCATTGACTATGGCAAGGCCGGTGCTGCGAATGTCAGATAAATATATGGTAGTAGCTGATATATCGGGTAGGGACATGTTTTTTTATAAGGGCAAAAAGCAGCTTTGGTCAAAAAAACTTGATAATCAGATAATTAACTTAGATGTCAGCGATGACGGTTATTGTACTGTTGTTACACAGTCAAAGGACTTTAAATCTGCCGTTCAGGTTATAGATATAAACGGTTTGGAAAAGTATACAAAATTATGTGCTGAGGATATTGTTGTATCTGCAAAATCTATTCATGGCGGAGACGACGTATTCATAAACAAATTAACTACAGATACTGTTAAAACCGGAACCAAGCTGGAATTTAACAATATATATGATGAGAAACCCTTTGCATCAGTGAATATTACGGATACCATAATTCCATTAGCATTAATACAAGGTGATAATATAGTGGCAGTTGGACAAAATGTAATACTTTATTTGGACAAGCAGGGGAAAGAAGTTTGGCGAAAAAACGCTGAATCAATTTTCTGTGTTGTGCCTAAGGTTGATAAATACATAGTTGTTGCAGGTAAGTTTGCAACAGAAGGGGGAACTGCAGGTCAGAAGATTATTGTTTTAGATAAAAAAGGTAATGTGTTATACAGTTTTGAACAGCCGGAGAATATAATCGGAATGGATATCCGTGGAGGCAGGCTATTACTTCGTACTCAGAGAAGTGTCTATCTTTATAGCATAAAAGGTGAAAAACTGGGACAGTACTCTGCAAGAAATGAATTGAAGGATGCTTACCTTGTGGGAGATAACGAGGTTACTGTAGTTTCCGGAGGTTCAATAGAAACCGTAAAAATAGATGACAGTACGACTTAA
- a CDS encoding DUF4340 domain-containing protein — MKLYRNAIILVVVLGLLVGAYFFINYKKSGTTDPAAQTTETDKSIRVMEMDSQKISSIQYSSPEGQFTIKRQGDTWVMDPAYELALDKNTVDNTVSSLADVVANKVIAEKSDRLSDFGLDKPSVVKVVLSDGSSKELEVGNKSPTGEDVYVKLKGQQKIYTVGGYYEDMIKVGRGHFASKQILPIEATAVKKFGYKKDGNLQYSIDIESESDMKILAPLKEEADTTKISQLVQTVVQLEIKDIIEEKPANLAKYGLDKPAYEITYGNKNTTKIVLLGDKAAADANSSTSSGNILYAKFPDANIVFTVDVSKLTFLDVGLKDIISPFVYIPNINEVNKVELSIDGKTTVSELKTVEGKKEEDKFKVDGKDANMKDSNDRSLFKAFYQAMIGVTFNKYQAGLKPQGTPEITIKYYMKPDNKVVTVDFIPKDTNYYYAVKDGVYTNRLVLKNKFNEAEGVRDTLKKLKEAVDKVK; from the coding sequence ATGAAGTTATATAGAAATGCAATTATATTGGTTGTAGTTCTGGGACTTCTGGTAGGAGCATATTTTTTCATTAATTACAAAAAATCCGGAACTACCGATCCGGCCGCTCAAACTACCGAGACTGACAAATCCATTAGGGTAATGGAAATGGATTCTCAGAAAATCAGTTCAATCCAGTATTCAAGTCCTGAAGGTCAGTTTACCATAAAAAGGCAAGGAGATACTTGGGTAATGGACCCTGCATATGAACTGGCATTGGATAAAAATACAGTAGACAATACTGTAAGCAGTCTGGCCGATGTAGTGGCAAACAAGGTTATTGCTGAAAAATCCGATCGTTTATCAGACTTTGGGCTTGATAAACCGTCGGTGGTTAAAGTAGTTTTATCTGACGGAAGTTCAAAGGAACTTGAAGTTGGAAATAAATCGCCTACAGGAGAAGACGTTTACGTTAAACTAAAAGGTCAGCAAAAAATATATACCGTAGGTGGATATTATGAAGATATGATAAAAGTAGGCAGAGGACATTTTGCATCAAAGCAAATACTTCCTATAGAAGCAACTGCAGTTAAGAAGTTCGGATATAAGAAAGATGGAAATCTGCAGTATTCTATAGATATTGAATCTGAGTCAGATATGAAAATATTGGCTCCGTTAAAGGAAGAAGCAGATACAACAAAGATTAGTCAGTTGGTACAGACAGTTGTACAGCTGGAAATTAAGGACATTATTGAGGAGAAGCCTGCAAATCTTGCTAAGTACGGTCTTGATAAACCTGCATATGAAATTACTTATGGTAATAAAAATACCACTAAGATAGTGTTACTGGGTGATAAGGCCGCAGCAGATGCAAACAGTTCAACTTCCTCAGGAAATATTCTATATGCAAAGTTCCCTGATGCAAATATTGTATTTACAGTGGATGTTTCAAAGTTAACATTCCTTGATGTTGGTTTAAAGGATATAATAAGCCCATTTGTTTATATACCAAACATAAACGAAGTTAACAAGGTAGAATTAAGTATTGACGGTAAAACAACAGTTTCTGAATTAAAAACTGTTGAAGGCAAGAAGGAAGAGGATAAGTTCAAGGTTGATGGTAAAGATGCAAACATGAAGGACAGCAATGACAGATCACTTTTCAAAGCCTTTTATCAGGCAATGATAGGTGTAACCTTTAACAAGTACCAAGCAGGTCTTAAACCTCAAGGAACGCCTGAGATTACTATTAAATACTATATGAAACCGGATAATAAAGTAGTAACAGTTGACTTTATCCCTAAAGATACCAACTATTATTATGCAGTAAAAGATGGTGTATATACAAACAGATTGGTTCTTAAAAACAAGTTTAATGAAGCTGAAGGAGTAAGGGATACTTTAAAGAAGCTCAAAGAAGCAGTAGATAAAGTAAAATAA
- a CDS encoding ABC transporter permease, translated as MFSIFKKEFKSYFTSATAYVMMGMFVLVSSIIFYINLVSQTADFSFNLNYMSIILIIIIPILTMKILADERKSGTEVMLITSPTSLTNIVVGKYFAALSVFLIMTTITFIYPIILAVFGQPAMSEIIGGYIGFILLGASFLAFGLFASSLTESQIIAAIVSVVGLVLMWLLQGIAPALGGVTAKVLNWFSLFSRTEDFYAGILSLAPIVYYLSFSAIFVFITIRIIEKRRWSKG; from the coding sequence ATGTTTTCTATATTTAAAAAAGAATTCAAATCATATTTTACTTCGGCTACGGCTTACGTAATGATGGGCATGTTTGTTTTGGTTTCTTCAATAATATTTTATATAAACCTTGTATCACAGACAGCAGATTTTAGTTTTAATCTGAACTATATGTCTATAATATTAATAATTATAATTCCCATACTCACAATGAAGATATTGGCAGACGAAAGAAAGAGCGGTACTGAAGTGATGCTGATAACATCGCCTACAAGTTTGACAAATATTGTAGTTGGTAAATATTTTGCAGCTTTATCCGTTTTTTTGATAATGACAACTATTACGTTTATATACCCCATAATTCTTGCAGTTTTTGGACAACCTGCAATGTCTGAGATTATTGGCGGATATATAGGATTTATACTTTTAGGTGCTTCATTCCTTGCCTTTGGACTATTTGCTTCATCATTAACCGAAAGTCAGATAATAGCAGCAATAGTAAGTGTAGTTGGCTTGGTACTTATGTGGCTGCTTCAGGGAATAGCTCCGGCACTTGGTGGAGTAACAGCAAAAGTGTTAAACTGGTTCTCTCTGTTTTCAAGAACAGAAGATTTCTATGCCGGAATTCTTTCTCTTGCACCAATTGTGTACTACCTGAGTTTTTCGGCTATATTTGTATTTATTACAATCAGGATAATAGAAAAAAGACGTTGGAGTAAGGGGTGA
- a CDS encoding ABC transporter ATP-binding protein has protein sequence MIEIQNLTKSYGQIKAVDDISFTVEKGEVLGFLGPNGAGKSTTMNIITGFIPSTEGTVKVNGFDIMENPAEVKRRIGYLPELPPLYMDMTVSEYLGFASDLKNVSKKQKKSQMDDVMELVKLTDVRGRLIKNLSKGYKQRVGLAQALMGSPEVLILDEPTVGLDPKQIIEIRKLIKALGKQHTIILSSHILPEVSAVCERVVIINKGKIAAIDTPENLSKGMGTVSKLSATIAGPKSSIIGFIQGIYGIKYVEPHVEKDQDVVEYIIESDKEVDVRRPLFFAMAKAGYPILELKSLDLTLEDIFLQITTQEKEVI, from the coding sequence ATGATTGAAATTCAGAATTTGACCAAAAGTTATGGTCAGATAAAGGCTGTAGACGATATAAGTTTTACAGTTGAGAAAGGTGAAGTACTTGGTTTTCTAGGGCCTAATGGTGCCGGAAAATCAACTACCATGAATATCATTACCGGGTTTATACCTTCAACAGAAGGAACTGTAAAAGTTAACGGATTCGATATTATGGAAAATCCTGCGGAAGTAAAAAGAAGAATAGGTTATTTGCCTGAACTGCCACCATTGTATATGGATATGACAGTATCAGAATATCTGGGTTTTGCTTCAGACTTAAAGAATGTAAGTAAAAAGCAGAAGAAGAGCCAGATGGATGATGTTATGGAACTGGTTAAATTAACCGACGTAAGAGGAAGATTGATAAAAAATCTTTCAAAAGGATACAAACAAAGAGTTGGCTTGGCTCAGGCACTTATGGGCAGTCCTGAAGTGCTTATTCTTGACGAACCTACAGTTGGTCTTGACCCAAAGCAGATAATTGAAATCAGGAAGCTTATAAAGGCGCTTGGAAAGCAGCATACCATAATACTGAGTTCACATATTCTGCCTGAAGTTAGTGCGGTATGTGAAAGAGTTGTTATCATTAACAAGGGTAAAATAGCTGCTATAGATACCCCTGAAAACCTTTCAAAGGGAATGGGTACTGTCAGCAAGCTTTCAGCTACAATCGCAGGACCTAAGAGTTCAATCATTGGATTTATTCAGGGAATTTACGGAATCAAATATGTAGAACCCCATGTAGAAAAGGATCAGGATGTTGTTGAATACATCATCGAGTCCGATAAGGAAGTTGACGTAAGACGTCCTCTTTTCTTTGCTATGGCTAAGGCTGGATATCCTATTCTAGAGTTGAAATCACTGGATCTTACTCTTGAAGACATATTCCTGCAGATTACCACACAGGAAAAGGAGGTTATATAA
- a CDS encoding MgtC/SapB family protein: protein MWIISWFNSNAEFYLSMIIRLALACMLGGIIGFEREHVHRPAGFRTHILVCVGSALVMITSEYIYYHFSSHVNTDPARLGAQVISGIGFLGAGTIIKEGISVKGLTTAASLWAVSCVGIAVGIGFYGGAFIATAFIFLTLGVAKKTQGRMNVKKSTRLYVHTQIKKGEVNELSKIIEEMGGQLIKTDFISSERDGEMILRFTLAPGMQASVAEIIEAILCNGTVRRVYEEV from the coding sequence ATGTGGATTATAAGTTGGTTTAACAGTAACGCGGAATTTTATTTATCAATGATTATAAGGCTGGCATTAGCCTGTATGCTTGGTGGGATTATAGGTTTTGAAAGAGAGCATGTACATAGACCGGCAGGTTTCAGAACCCATATATTAGTCTGCGTCGGCTCAGCACTGGTTATGATAACTTCCGAATATATTTATTATCATTTTTCTTCCCATGTAAATACCGACCCTGCACGATTAGGCGCTCAGGTTATAAGTGGAATCGGTTTTCTTGGAGCAGGAACAATAATAAAAGAAGGAATAAGTGTAAAGGGGCTGACCACGGCAGCAAGCCTTTGGGCTGTATCCTGTGTAGGAATTGCTGTAGGAATAGGTTTCTACGGAGGAGCTTTCATTGCAACTGCCTTCATATTTCTTACACTTGGGGTGGCAAAAAAGACACAAGGCAGAATGAATGTAAAAAAAAGTACACGGCTATATGTACACACTCAAATTAAAAAAGGTGAAGTAAACGAGCTGTCAAAGATAATTGAGGAAATGGGTGGACAGCTGATAAAGACGGATTTCATAAGCAGTGAAAGAGACGGGGAAATGATACTCAGGTTTACATTAGCCCCCGGTATGCAGGCTTCGGTTGCAGAGATTATAGAAGCCATCCTTTGTAACGGCACAGTAAGGCGGGTTTACGAGGAAGTATAG